A single region of the Silene latifolia isolate original U9 population chromosome 8, ASM4854445v1, whole genome shotgun sequence genome encodes:
- the LOC141595564 gene encoding uncharacterized protein LOC141595564, producing MGSYKESDPKLGYLTKRDTEVKLPRATRVKNKTPASIQITAEQILREARERQEAEIRPPKQNITDSTELADYRLRKRKEYEDLIRRVRWNTGVWVKYAKWEESQMDFKHARSVWERALDVDYRNHTLWLDRIQSLE from the coding sequence ATGGGTTCGTACAAGGAGTCGGACCCTAAACTAGGGTACCTGACAAAGAGAGACACGGAAGTAAAACTACCACGGGCAACACGGGTCAAGAACAAGACCCCTGCTTCCATCCAAATTACCGCTGAACAAATCTTGAGGGAAGCACGTGAGCGACAAGAGGCTGAAATCCGCCCTCCTAAGCAAAATATCACTGATTCCACCGAACTTGCGGACTACCGTCTGAGGAAGCGTAAGGAGTATGAGGACTTGATTCGCAGGGTGAGGTGGAATACAGGGGTGTGGGTTAAGTATGCCAAATGGGAGGAGTCGCAGATGGACTTTAAGCATGCTCGGTCAGTTTGGGAGAGAGCGTTGGACGTTGATTATAGGAATCACACATTGTGGCTTGATAGAATACAATCCCTTGAATAG